A stretch of the Nicotiana tabacum cultivar K326 chromosome 6, ASM71507v2, whole genome shotgun sequence genome encodes the following:
- the LOC142181881 gene encoding uncharacterized protein LOC142181881 translates to MEKLMSVVENPKEFIKLDRFDGTNFTRWKDKMIFLLSALNIYYVLDYALPPMPEPTAEDSDVVKEERKKREHDELLCRGHILNTLIDRLYDLYCNLKSPREIWTALRTAYQNEKRGIDKFLALQYFEFKIFDTRPIMDQIHELQILISKLSDLEVKIPDALQIGAILSKLPSSWNDYRKKILHSMDKMTVEQFRTHIQIESETRARDAISQPSSSAVNFVSQNGSGSGNKHLKVSKKSSFKKEKEL, encoded by the coding sequence ATGGAGAAATTGATGTCTGTCGTTGAGAATCCGAAGGAGTTCATCAAACTTGATCGTTTTGATGGAACGAACTTTACCCGTTGGAAAGACaagatgatattcttgttgtctgctCTCAATATCTACTATGTTCTTGATTATGCCTTGCCTCCAATGCCTGAGCCCACAGCAGAAGATTCTGACGTagtcaaggaagaaaggaagaaacgagaACATGATGAACTGTTGTGTCGCGGCCATATTCTGAATACTTTGATAGATCGACTCTATGATCTTTACTGCAATCTGAAGTCACCAAGAGAGATTTGGACTGCTCTACGAACTGCATACCAGAATGAAAAACGAGGTATTGACAAATTTCTGGCTCTGCAGtactttgaatttaaaatatttgatactagGCCTATAATGGATCAAATTCATGAACTGCAAATCTTAATATCAAAACTAAGTGATCTTGAAGTTAAAATTCCTGATGCACTTCAAATAGGTGCTATTCTTTCGAAATTGCCTTCCTCTTGGAATGActatagaaagaaaatcctaCATTCTATGGATAAAATGACTGTGGAACAATTTCGTACTCACATTCAAATTGAAAGTGAGACTCGTGCTCGTGATGCTATTAGTCAGCCTTCGAGTTCCGCAGTCAATTTTGTCAGTCAGAATGGTTCAGGAAGTGGGAACAAACATCTGAAAGTTTCCAAAAAGTCTTCttttaaaaaagagaaagaactttAG